The following is a genomic window from Microtus pennsylvanicus isolate mMicPen1 chromosome 3, mMicPen1.hap1, whole genome shotgun sequence.
aaacaacCTAGTATTAACTCTGTGGTGACAGTtttttgtaatctaacaaataaagcttccgtgaagatcagagtgcagagctaagccactagttagccctagagcccaggcagtggtggcacacacctttaatccttagcactcaggagacagaggcagacagatctttgtgagttcaagtccacccCATGCTACAAGTGGATAATATATTAATAGATATACAAAATGCCTTAAATTCTGCTAATGGCAGAGGCTGAAGACAAAAACATAACTTTAACATAGATATTACAATAGGCCACTATTAAACCTTAAAATTGTGAGGAGAAAAACCAAATCCATAAAGCAAACTTATTTAATACTGGCTATGTCCATACCCTGAATTCCCAGAGAATGGGGCTAATTTAGGTTAGTTGAGTGCTTCTAAAGGCAGAACCGACAGGGACAGGGCAATGTACCTCCCATCTTTGTCCAGCTGAGAGCAAGTGTACATCTTGATGAACTTCCGGTCTACGTACCTCCCACTTATGTGTGATCAGCTCCATCCTGTGCAGTTGGGGCAACCAACCTTGTTTGCAGAAGTGAAAACAGGCGGCTGGTGGTTTGTTAACTTCTAAGAACCACGCCCCCAGCACTCCAGGaaggctgtcctcaaacacaTGGGGCTTACAGGTTAAGTTTACACCTTACACCATCTGGGTCTTCTCTAAATACTAACATCTAGACCTTCCTGCTGCGTAAGTACTAGTATGTCGAGCAAGTTGCATAAATTGCCTGACTTAATAAAATACTCTTACAAAATGGATTTTAGAAACTAAATACAGAGAATGTATCTTGGAGTTAGTAAATGGCTCATACTTGAAACTGAGTATCCAACTGCAAAGTAGaaaccgaaagaaaaaaaaatgccaacacCTGAATAGTCAAATACATTGTTAATAAGAGTTAAGGGCTGAGATGCTACAGACCTGTAAACTAACTATCGCAATGTCCACTAGGTGTCAGACTTGAGTTGCAATGGCATTTCCCGGGACGCAGGGGAAGCTCAAGCTCTGTAACTGGAAACATTTGAAGTCTGGGTTGTTTCctcgaaaataaaaaaaccaagtatGCCCGTTCCTTTCTGTATAAATCAGAGTGATTTGTTTTCTCAACAAACTAACAAGAGTTAGTCACTGCTCTGCTCTACGTGCTCCAACCTATCCCCCCATTCAGGAAGAAAACCCACGTCCCTGAGAAAGCCTAGAACCCCCAGCTCCGCGGCACCTCAATCTTCATTCACTCCAGCTGCCTGTCTTTGAGATGCTTGAAACTTTTCACAGATCCTTGCACGGTTGACACAGACCTAAGACACTGTAGCCACAGTGCCAATAAAAACCCTCCAGACACCAGAAAGCAGCTGTAGCCCCTAACGCTACTCCCTTACCCTGACTTGAGTTTTCTCGGTAACACTTGGAAATTCAGATACCCTTAGGTTACATTCGCTTTCTGTTACCCTCTGGAATTGTTATCTGGAAAGTACTGTGTTGCGCCTCGAACAGTGCCGGGGTTACCGGTGTTtgtcctggttttctttctgttgccaaGATAGCAACTCTCACCAAAAGAGACTGCGGAGTGGGAGCAGTGCTGGTGTCcccttacacttccaggtcacagtccgtCAACGATAAAGTCCAGACAGGAACTGCGGTAGGAACCTGAAGGCTATTGCATGCAGTATTTCCAGGCTGATCCAGGCAACCCCTGGACTGAAActattttcaggttgaacccaatagataaataagtaaataaataaatactaacttTAACTCAAGATACTTACATAAGAAACTAGAATTCAGAGGCATTTCTATTCAGAATATTTAtccaaataatataaatataaagacatTGAATGCTGGGAAGTAGGGGACATTATCTGTGATAGACAATGCCCTGTTGCACTTAACCCCAGCTATGTGACTACGGGAGTCACAGCAGCCCTCTGAGAAACACTGAACAGAAAGCATGGGATGCTTTCATTCAGCTGAGCCCTTCActcacttccctccctccaaacccaGAATGCACCCCCCCCCAGAAGAGCCCCTAAGCTGCAGTGTCAGAGAGAGCCTTcgctcccccctccctcctcctgaaCCGGAGACccatttctcttttgttctcagtGATAGTGGAGCACAGCTCAGCCTTCTCCGCAGAGACGTGGCACAGCTGAGCTATGGTTTTGCTGTATGTAAACTTAGCCATAGGACGACGATTCGCggtttccttttccattctcccCATGTCTGCATCCCATAGGAGTCATTGCTTTTTTAGGTAATAATTATCATccctttttaaacaaaattttggCAAGTCGGAGAAAATAGTCAATTGTGGTTTCCGTCAATTGACAGAAGTGCGTGGCAGGCTCCGTGGACCCGAGTCATTTTCCCGTCCCTCCACCCTCCCTGCCTGGAGAGCAAAGCAAAGCCTAAGCCAGAGTCgcactgaaaattattttttaagattgtgatataaaggggctggagagatggctcagtggctaagagcattgcctgctcttccagaggtcctgagttcaattcccagcaaccacatggtggctcacaaccatctgtaatgagatctggtgccctcttctggcctgcagacatacacacagacagaatattgtatacataataaataaataagtattaaaaaaagattgtgatataaaaacatcatttcccctttccctttcctccctcgaAACCTTTCCAGGTCCCCCTCCTTGCTCGtttgtggcctcttttttcatctGTTATTGTCGCGTGCACATAATGAGGTAAGGTCTTCTAATGTACATTAGGAGTACAATGGGAGTTGGGGTTttgactttttacttttttaataatatttttgcctgcatatatgtgcgTACATAGCTGCATTCCTGATGCCGAAGAATTTAAGACGAGGGTGGCAGGTTCCCTAGAAATgaatttacaggtggttgtgagcccctacagcgggtgctagaaactgaattcAGGCTCCCTGTAGAAGCagcaagctgagccatctctccatcccgtGGTTTCATGTCTGTGTCTGAGTGAGCAGAGATGCATGTGCGCCATGGCATCCACATGGCAATCAGGGGGCACCAGGAGAGTTCTTGTCTTCCACCTTGTTGAGGCGGGTCTCTGGCTTGCTGCTGCTGCATCGCACACTCCAGGCTACGGGGCCAagctcctgcctctatctcccagcTTCCCACAGGAGTGCTGTTGTTCCGGaggcacaccaccacacctgcctttgtGTGTAGGTCCTAGAGGTCAAAATCAGGCCACCAGGATGctgcagcaagtgtttttacccagCAATAGCTCCTGGCCCCAGCTCAtagttctttattttgtttttaaatacggGAGAGTAACCTTGGGTAATTTACCCTTAGAAACCAATTTTCCTGAACTACtgctggtttctttgtgtaaaaaAGACGAATTTCAAGCAGAGAATATTCTGATGCATTTCTCTCGAGAATTTACAATCTGTGGTTTTATTTGGGTATTTCCTATTTAAGAAGATTTAGTCCTATACTTTGACAATTGACAGGAGCATCAATGTTCCCCTTCCCTTTCACTTTGAACTAGAACCAAGAATACGCCAAGCCAATTccattaatttatttcttctcctTATGGAACTGTTTCAGATAAATGTAGCTACTTCAAAAGGTGTTAACACAGAGTGCCACTCATTTCAACAGATTTGATTTTACCGTGAAACAATGTATCTGTGCCACCACGGCTTGACAGCTGAAGGCTTGCTCTGATGAAAGGTCTGGCGGGGAccctaacaaatggtgaatgGGCCCACAATATTATTAAAAACCTGGCTGTTTTACAATAGAACATAGTGGGCAAACCAGCCAGGAGTAATACCTTCATGAGCTCAGCAAACCCTACCCACTGTGACACTGTAGTATGCCAGGTTCCTCTTAGAGTGAGTTGAGTTTGGGAGGGGGAGCTGAGGAACCCGAGTCTGAGCCACTTTGCCCTTCCTATTAAGAATGCGGAAGAATAACCTGAAAGAACTCAGGTCGGGATTTTGGGCGCTATTAAAACACCTCCTTCCAAACTGTCAGAATCTTCTTAAGAAAATACACCACTTCACCTATGTACAAAAGAACATCAGGTTGGGTTTTGAGCTTAATTGgtatagtgcttgcctagcaggtaTGAGGCCCTGgatggaaacaggaagatcagagactcaaggtcattcttggctacgtACGTaacagtttgaggccagtttgggataCAAAAAAAGTGCACATCTCGGATCTCAGGCCTCTAAGCTATGGTCTCTAATGTCCAATTTGCCAGCCCCCCTCCATTGGTCCTCACTTTAGATCAGCACTTCAGTTCAGTGTGTCCAAAGCAGGCCTCAGGAAGGAGGAACAGCCACGTTCATTGGGTTActttaagaatgtgtgtgtgtgtgtatgcatgtgatacctgtgtgtatatttgtatgtgcacacacttggTGCCTACAGAGTTGAGAAGATGGTACTGGAATGCAGTTTGGGTTGGCtctaagccaccttgtgggtactgggaaccaaatgctGCAAGAGTAACAAAAGCTCTTGctcaccgagtcatctctccagccccatgagtTACACTTTTAGCTCTGCATATTAGGATCTGAAAACAACTCAGGCTGCACCTTCAAGCTGAACCCTACTTTCATACATAGTGGATTCTGTGCCCTAGTTCCAGCCTCCCCACCTCACTGTCGGACTGGGGAAAGCGTCAGAGAGGACGTTTTCCCTTCCAGCTACTCTCAACAGCTGTAGGTCTCACTGCCAACTGATGACATGTGACTTTCTGCTCcaaatcttgttttctttcttctttctctttcttccttctttctttccttccttctttctttctttcttttctttgttgatttttcgagatagggtttctctgtagctttggaacctgctaGCTTTTATacaccagggtggtctcgaactcacagagatccacctgcctctgtctctgcctcccaagtgctgggattaaaggcgtgggccatcACTGCCCATCCAAATCTTTTCTTGCCACTGCCGCACTAAAATGTGCAGTTTCCCACTGAGACACAAAGGCCTATCTCCTGTCATGGCTGCACGCTACCTTTGCCAACAGAATTCGTCAGTTGTCTGCCCTCCACTTGGGAGGTTTCCTGCTCACATACAAAGCCTGTAGTAAAGATCCCACTTTGATCTCCACTGTGCTGCGAAACCTTGTATGGCATTTCCATCAGCTACAACTCAGAGAGAAAGAATACGTTTTTACAAATGCATCGTAAATCCCTAATACATTCTGCTATATTATGCTGTGATTCAGACCCAAGGTGACAAGCACCAAAGGACCTCGGTGAGACGAGGCTCTCATGCAACCAAGGCTGAACAGCCGTGCACCCAAGCAGCCGGCCTTGGCCTGTGTAGCGGGTTACAGTAGATTTTATTGCAGTCCCAATTAAACAAAGCCCTGCTTTAGCTGGAATTTTCAGGTGTCAAACAATACACAAGAAAAGCATCCGTGGTAAGAATCAGGAGTTGCTTTTCTTTGGAACACACAAGAAGCAAGTAGGACTCTGGCCTTGAACAAAGAATAGAATCGGGAGGCCCAGTGGATGTAACCCCACCAGGCAGTTCTGCTTCTCAAGGGCGTGGGTGTACTGAAGGGAGGGCAGCGCAGTGAGGGAGGAAGCCGTGCAGTCCTAAGAGACTTAGAACTGGGCAGCAGCAGTTCTAGATCTCCCAGCACTGCCAATGCTGATCTGGGGGGTAGCAGCTGGATGCTGGAAGGGGCAGCTGCGGTGCTGGGAGGGGCAGCTGCGGTGCTGGGAGGGGCAGCTGCAGTGTTGGGAGGGGCAGCTGGATGCTGGGAGGGGCAGCTGCAGTGTTGGGAGGGGCAGCTGTGATGCTGGGGCATCACCTACACAAAGGAATCACAAGAGTGACCCAAACCTGAGCAGGAAACTCCTTCACTACAGACCTGGCAGTGGCACTCCAAAGTGAAAGAATTGAGGATAAAAACGTGAGGATGGTCCTTCCCCCTATTTGGATACCAAGCACTAAATTTTCTTACTAGAGTTCAAAACCAGAAGCTGCAGAAAAACCTGTGccagagtaaaaataaaatggatccAGTGATTTCATCCCATCCCAACGCAGAGTCAACACGGCTCTGAGGAGTATTTGGCAGAACACGACCCGTGCCCTTTAGCAGGTAAGAATCacagtgaggggttggggagatggctcagcagctactTGTTCTGCGACTGTGAGGGCCAGAGttcgaatcccagcactcacaaaagCAGTTCACCTGTAAAAGGCGAGCGGAGAGAGAAAGATCGCTGGAACCTGCTAGCCTAGATGAGAGAGTGGGAACACTAccttcagggagagaccctgcctccaaagaGCAGGTGactggaaggcagagtcaggtgtcAGAGGACACCGATGGCCTCTACTGACCGACACACATGTAAGTGTaccttcacacacagacataagtaaatctttaatGTAAAAAAATCACCATGACCACCAGACCTATTCCAAAGCAACCCTTTTAATGTGTATGAAAGGCAAAGAATGAAGTCAAAATggttgcattttttattttggcttctaCTTTTCATTCATGAAAACTTGCTTTTGGGGAAGGCGCCCACTCTCAGCAAGCTGACCACCCATGTACGCTAATGTTCTGCATCAGCACTTTCTCTAACCTGTAAGCAGGAGCCAAACCACTGCTCAACGGGGACACCCGGATCACCACATGCAGGAGACAGGCTTGCACTTCCCCTGTCACCCCTAAAAGAGTTTCCAGACCAGCTCCCCAACCCTGGCATCTGAGGCTGCTCTTCTCTGTTGCACTAGGAGACGGGTGGTAAGTCCTGCTAAGGGTTTGACTTGAGTAAATTATTCAAAGCCTGCTATGTGTGACTCAGCATCACAGATGAATGAATAACCCGGTGTTTACAGAAACGCTGAAAATAACGAACGCTGGCTAGAATACCTATGTTAAATGAATACACGGATTTTGCAGCCCATTACCTCTGCACCAATAAAACAGAGTGAAGGTACAATAAATTATGAATGTGGAATTTAGGAATTTCCTAGGCATGGAAAGACGTTGACACACACTTATGGCATGGAGGAACGGTCCTGGTAACGATCTGAAGCAGACGGTTATGATGAGCCTCCAGCAACGTGAAGCACCCAGTGTCTGGTGTCACACAAACCCCGTCTGTAACTTCTCCACACTAGAACCACAGCACTGGCTTCACACTTTGTACTCACAATCATTCGACGTTCAAATATATTGTTGGGCACCCAACCTCCTTCTAAGctattataaaaaatgttttttttggaattattctttcaaagttttatttcatGCTGCCCATGCTTTAGTTTGCAATATAAAAAGATACCAAGattcctggcagtggtggcatgcgtactcaggagactgaggcaggtggatctctgagtttaaggccagccagagtgagttccaggccagccagggccacacagagaaacctgtctcaaaacaaaacaaaaaagaagtaagGTAAAAATTGAGGCcaagtgaaaagaaaattatgctgaaccacatatatatatatatatatatatatatatatatatatatatattatccagGCTCACTCAACTTCACTcgtgatcctcttgtctcagtgTGGTCAGTGCTGGGCAGCAGACATATGCTCCCATGCCTGCATATTCATATTCCCATGCCTACTACACAATTATTCAAAATTAAACTGGATGTCAATAAAAGGTTTATCAAAAATCCTACCATCTCTTCCATatcaaaaaacaatccaaagccTTCAGTGTGCCAGAAGTGTGGAACTGGTGTGATTTTCTCTCGGCGGGCGGTGAAATGTACTTCCTAACTGCACAGATCTAGAGCTAAGTGGGACCCAGTATCCTCCAAAGTGGCTGTGAGGAATACTCAAGGGCACTGTTTGGGACATGCTAGCCCTATAAGGTTCACTCTGGAAAATAGGAAGTATTAAAGGTCATGTCTATGCCTACATCAGGGCAGACTTTTAAAAAGCCACAACCGAGCCCCAGATTTCCACCCCATGCTGTGCACACAGAACCTGCACTAGTCTACCCCACATCCAAATCTAAAGGCAGACACGGATTTCTGAGGAATATGTTAGGATCCCACTAAAAGTCCAAGGTTGGTTTCAGTCTTTAAGAAAAAGTGCCCatccaaacatttatttttcactcTCCAAGCTATGAAAAGTCTTGCAAAGTACAACATAAGTTTCTGCTCAGCTTGGGCCTCAGTGCCTGGTACCGAGGGCTTCTTCAAAGATGCACCTGTTAAGTCCTGTTAGAGGCAGCGGTGTGGTTCATGCTTCTCCACTGAATGTGTGTCTTGCTCTCACACACTCTGTGACAGACCCTCAGATCGCAAGTCCTCCGAGAAGCACATGACAAGCAAGGCCTCCCCATTTCCATCACTGGAACTGAATGGCAACCGGCTGAGCAGCTCACCAGCAAGAAAGTTACGATGCCACAGCTAAATGCTCACacccaaaacatttttttttagtcctTCACTGAAGAGCTTCATAAGGTGTATGGCTACTAATCCACTAATGAATCTCCAGATGTGAACATCTGGATAACACAATATGTTCATCAGCTACTCCCCTTTGAGACTGGACTTGTTTGTTAATCCTGACCCAAAGCTACAGTTTGCTTGTGAATGATGAGCAGATTCGCCCTCCTGTGTTACGGATAACCAAGCATCTAAACACCTAAGCCATGCAACTATGTTCTAATTGGCCAAGAACTGCCACAAGAAGGTGTGACACTAGGGGGGAAAAAGCTATCAGAGTGATATATATTATCAGGGGAAATAGAATTATAAGTTCCAGAGGAACTTATAAGAAAGCTGTGTATATAAAGTTTTTATAATctttagaacttttttttttttggtttttcgagacatggtttctctgtggttttggagcctgtcctggaactagctctgtagaccaggctggtctcaaactcacagagatccgcctgcctctgcctcccaagtgctgggattaaaggcgtgcgccaccaccgcccggccctaatCTTTAGAACTTTAAAGGTAAGAAATGAAGTTTTTGTACCATTTGCCTTTCTACTGTGTGTGACTAAAAATGACTACTCTATTCAAACCATGACCACGTGACTTGAGATTGATGCTCACACTTAATTCCTCTCTATGAGGACTGCTTTAAATCCAACAGGAGCGATTCATCGTCTTCTACTCTCACCTGAGGTTTAAAAGTCACCTTCAAAGGCTCAGGAGGTGGGGGATCCCCTCCTTCTTGGGGAATGTACCCTACCTTGGCCACCTCCTTTTCTGTCTCACTGAACTCCTCAGGGTGGAACTCATGGATGGGCCCCAGCGCCAGGCTACCTGCGATGATATCCACACCCagccctctgtctccctcctggCTCTCCGCCTTGGGATCCTTTGGTTTCCTAAGGCTGCGTATCTTGAAAGCCTCCTTTGAGGGGGCAGCATTTGAAATTGATTTCTTAAATCTTTCTCCTGACTGTCTGAGCCTCTCCCCTGACTGTCTGAGCCTCTCCCCTGACTGTCTGAGCCGCTCCCCTGACTGccgcagcctctctctcctctcggGTGTGACGATTCTAGTTCTAATTCCACTCACTTTCTTGTCAAAATTCTGCCGCGTCTTCTGCATGTTCTCTTTGGAAAATGCCTTCTTGATATGATCAATGTGCTCCTTGCCTGACTTCCTAAACTTGGCGGATCTGCTTTCTTCAACATAATATTCTTCATCCGAGGAGAGCTCTATCGGGGGATCAAAGacttcctcgtcctcctcctgGTTCTCAGGCAGGCTTCTGTCTTTAACAACAGACAGGGATGAGGGGCACCGAACGTTCTCCTGAAGGGCAGAAGAAGAAGGCATGTGAGTGATTCCTGCATGGCAGGCACCAGCTGTCACCTCTGGCCGCACCTTACGATCCTCCTCCACGCTGCTTGTCCCAGGCTGCATTTTTCAAGGTCTCTCTCCCTTGGCTTTTGTCTCACAGATACTGTCCCTTCACTTCCCCAGAGATGACAAGCCTCTCCATCAGCACAGGCATCTTTCGGTGAGAGGTGCAAACCTCAAGGCCCCCCATCATGCTCTTCCAGCACCAGTGACCACTTGGGTGTCACACAAGGCAGGGACCTCAAACATCACCCCCAAATACTCCTCGCCCTCTCCTCCCACGATCAACTAGTCATCAAGTCCCACCAATAACACCGCAAAATAATGTCTGCTTCTCACACCCCCACTCATGTCTTCATCCTGCTCCTCGGGACCTCAGGTCTCAGCTCGGGCCATCAATTCCCTCTAATCCCTCTCCTTGCAGACCATTATCTGAGAATTTCCCGAGAACTGTTTTTACAGCAGTCTGGTTATAACCCACTGAAGACTTCCAAGAGCCCGTCAGTGCTCAAGGAGAGAACCCGAACCTTTGCAGAATGCTTAGAAAGTTCTGACCTGATCctactttctctcttctccagccCAGACGCATGCTCCATTCTTGAGAGCCTCAAACAGAGAAGGTTTTGAACCCTGCACAAGAGGAGTGCACCCTATGGCACCCTGGATGTAAATCCCAGGATAAGTACAGATGTTACCTAAATACATTTGCAGATAGGATGCCGTATCTCAGTGTCAAATAGACACTCACACCCTCCACCTTCGTATatgtgcctgcttctgtctccaataCCCCTTGACCTTTTTTTAGCTTCACAAATGACAGCTTTCCTCAAGAATCAATTCAAATGTCCCAAGTTCCCCCAAGTACAGAGTTAAGAAGGCCAGGTCAGGAGAGGCCCTACTGGCCAATAGTAAGGACGGGAGTTACTATTCCGACAGAAAGACTTCTCAAGGTTTTGAGGACAGCAAAGACATGATTTGACCCATACTGTATGCTGTACAAGGGTCACCTGCTGAAAGCAAGCCATGGGGTAAGACAAGCAAGAACAATGACTGGACAGTACTGAACTTCAGCAAAGGGGAGATAGATCAGGGAGGGTGTGTGGGGGCAGGGAAAGGGGGAGACACCTTCTGACTGCAGAGGTGCTCTGAAGGTCAAACCCATAGGACCTGTTGCTAGATCAACAGAGAGAGGACTCCACCATTAACCgagacagacacagaagccagagaaggaactgggaaggaagggtgggacACTGTCCTTGGAATGGGCACTGGGTATGCAGACAGAGAGGCTGAGTAACTGGGACTCAGGAGGGAGGTAAGAGCCAGAAACAGACACTCAAGAACCATTAATACGGCGATGAAATGAAGAGTCATGGAACTCATGCACTAGAGAGCTCAGTTGAAGTGTTTGCCACATGTGAGAACCCAAGTTTAGCCTCCAAAGCCCACGTAAAAAAGCAAGGCAGAGGGGAAGTGtttggctcagttggtaaaaagTACATcaagcaagcctgatgacccgagttcagatcccttggaaggagaaaataagttcccaaaagttgttctccgGATTCCATACACATGCTATAgagcacacttgtgcacacacacacacacacacacactccaaagtCAAGCGATCAGAAGACAGAGTGGTGTTTCATTCAAAATTCCTCGGGGAGAAAAAAGGGTTTCCCAAAACTCAGAATTAAATTGACTTTGGGAAACTACAATAGATAATATACTATTCCCAGAATGACTTCAGGACAAGACAAGTCTCCTGACAAATGagtcattttaaaagttttattttgctgCCATGGTGGTCCATAACTATACCCCCAGTtctcgggaggctgaagcaggaggatcacaagttcaataCCTGGACTATACAGTAAAATCCTGCTagaagaaagaactgaagaaggaaggaaggaaggaaatgttcAGGTTTTGATTTTAGAATGTTGGGGGATTTTGAACCTATACATGAGTaaggaaacaaaaaagggaaCCACCAGCCAGTGAAGAAGACAGGACACCAGGAGAGCAGGACCCCTGAGGCTGGGGACAAACTGGTTTAGGAGGAAAACAAACTCTGCCAAGTGTGGAGAAGCCAGCACAGGGTATGCGTAAAAGGAACCTGGTGTGCTACTTAGAGAttatttctaaaatgtaacaggcgaaagaaagaa
Proteins encoded in this region:
- the Cavin4 gene encoding caveolae-associated protein 4, whose product is MEHNGSASSAGKIHQNRLSSVTEDEDQDAALTIVTVLDRVATVVDSVQASQKRIEERHRAMENAIKSVQIDLLKLSQSHSNTGYIVNKLFEKTRKVSAHIRDVKARVEKQQVHVTKVESKQEEIMKKNKFRVVIFQENVRCPSSLSVVKDRSLPENQEEDEEVFDPPIELSSDEEYYVEESRSAKFRKSGKEHIDHIKKAFSKENMQKTRQNFDKKVSGIRTRIVTPERRERLRQSGERLRQSGERLRQSGERLRQSGERFKKSISNAAPSKEAFKIRSLRKPKDPKAESQEGDRGLGVDIIAGSLALGPIHEFHPEEFSETEKEVAKVGYIPQEGGDPPPPEPLKVTFKPQVRVEDDESLLLDLKQSS